In a single window of the Nitrospira sp. MA-1 genome:
- a CDS encoding FRG domain-containing protein: MNGQWIGRYGESSEGLIVVNIDERRTYYQGVAYLNESDRSFPSTAAFFRTYDKSSAAKFRTDVIHPINPKTGIPDTWDEVRKHYGANVAVSEYADVCANYHSDELTLAWTTNLGAVGNCKLFRSRAANPSELVPLIQEWGEFKTYVERLESRRFLFRGQTEPWRLRTSFHRAGRADLTRFLSEDIQILHKHLSARTRHVFNLENPNENGAFFNLVQHHGYPTPLLDWTYSPYVAAFFAY, from the coding sequence ATGAACGGTCAGTGGATTGGTAGATACGGTGAGTCATCCGAAGGCTTAATCGTAGTGAATATCGACGAGCGTAGAACATATTATCAAGGGGTCGCTTATCTTAACGAATCCGACAGAAGTTTCCCTAGTACTGCGGCATTTTTTCGCACCTACGACAAGAGTTCAGCAGCCAAATTCCGTACGGACGTGATACATCCTATTAACCCGAAAACCGGAATCCCTGATACATGGGATGAGGTAAGAAAACATTATGGAGCCAACGTTGCCGTGTCGGAGTATGCGGATGTGTGTGCAAACTATCATTCCGACGAACTGACGTTGGCATGGACGACAAATTTAGGGGCAGTCGGCAACTGCAAACTCTTTCGCTCAAGAGCAGCCAACCCGTCTGAGTTAGTTCCACTGATTCAAGAATGGGGTGAATTTAAGACATATGTCGAAAGGCTAGAAAGCAGGAGATTCTTGTTCCGTGGCCAAACGGAGCCGTGGCGTCTACGAACGTCCTTTCACCGTGCGGGTCGCGCAGACCTGACTAGGTTTCTGAGCGAGGACATTCAAATTCTCCACAAGCATCTTAGCGCGCGAACAAGACATGTCTTCAATTTGGAAAACCCAAATGAGAACGGCGCTTTCTTTAATCTGGTCCAACATCATGGCTATCCTACGCCTTTACTCGATTGGACTTACTCTCCATACGTTGCGGCTTTTTTCGCTTACTGA